The following are from one region of the Vibrio parahaemolyticus genome:
- a CDS encoding PAS factor family protein, with the protein MKTLIYDTLISLASQEPEQHARIRQNLYEQLDLPFDKQLALYSCALGPASSGKLESSQGINNAVDCAVKLLETPER; encoded by the coding sequence ATGAAAACGCTTATTTATGACACGTTGATTAGCCTTGCAAGCCAAGAACCAGAACAACATGCACGTATCCGACAAAACCTATATGAACAGTTGGATCTGCCGTTCGATAAGCAACTGGCTTTGTACTCTTGTGCCCTTGGGCCTGCGAGTTCAGGTAAGCTTGAGAGCAGTCAAGGTATCAACAACGCTGTGGATTGCGCCGTTAAACTTCTGGAAACACCAGAACGCTAA